The Calditerrivibrio nitroreducens DSM 19672 genome window below encodes:
- the nrfD gene encoding NrfD/PsrC family molybdoenzyme membrane anchor subunit, which translates to MAHTEHASSKNGLAGLITFNKDIPAYPYIIVGLILLGIGGIGALLALIKGHAAVYNVNREVSWGLLIATYAYFVITSTGLAFIGGLAHAFGYEKYAKVSKRLVVMAVAILLAGFTQIGLELGNPLNMIWMFITPNFRAPIFWMGIFYSIELVILFIELYLVFIPNKASHKTSAIVGFFALLIGTIATSNLGYVFGSLNARPFFHGIYFSTFLVISGIAAGAAMLILVHNIIYKGRIPSELNDTISALAKLMGLGIGVMIFLYFWKIMSSLYTEPQGAYEAVMAMLTGQLAPNFWIGEVLLAVVIPLLIIFTNSKNPAMLKYASISFMIGLFFTRYDFVVAGQLPLMREPLPGSGVIANASRLAIYSPSIVEWMVFCLGWGVFLTLYFAAEKFLDLNTQDHH; encoded by the coding sequence ATGGCTCATACAGAACATGCATCATCAAAGAACGGACTTGCCGGTTTAATTACTTTCAACAAGGATATACCGGCGTATCCTTATATAATTGTGGGGTTAATACTCCTCGGTATAGGTGGTATTGGTGCTTTATTAGCACTTATAAAGGGTCATGCAGCTGTTTATAATGTCAATAGAGAGGTTTCATGGGGGCTTTTGATAGCTACTTATGCTTACTTTGTAATAACATCTACAGGGCTTGCATTTATTGGGGGGCTTGCGCATGCATTTGGGTATGAGAAGTATGCTAAAGTGAGTAAAAGGCTTGTAGTCATGGCTGTTGCAATTCTTTTGGCAGGTTTTACACAGATCGGACTTGAGCTTGGTAACCCTCTTAATATGATATGGATGTTTATTACACCAAATTTTAGAGCCCCTATATTCTGGATGGGTATATTCTATTCAATAGAGCTTGTGATATTATTCATAGAGCTTTATTTAGTATTTATACCAAACAAAGCAAGCCACAAAACATCTGCTATAGTTGGATTTTTTGCACTTTTAATAGGAACTATTGCTACGAGTAATTTGGGGTATGTTTTTGGTTCACTTAATGCAAGACCATTTTTTCATGGTATATACTTTTCTACTTTTTTAGTAATTTCAGGCATAGCTGCTGGAGCAGCAATGCTTATACTTGTACATAATATCATTTATAAAGGGCGCATCCCTTCTGAACTTAACGATACCATATCTGCTCTTGCAAAACTGATGGGACTAGGTATTGGTGTAATGATATTCTTATACTTTTGGAAGATTATGTCATCGCTGTATACAGAACCACAAGGTGCATACGAAGCTGTGATGGCTATGCTTACTGGGCAGCTCGCGCCAAACTTTTGGATAGGAGAGGTTTTACTTGCAGTGGTGATCCCTCTTCTAATAATTTTTACAAATTCTAAGAATCCAGCGATGCTTAAATATGCAAGTATATCTTTTATGATTGGGCTATTCTTTACAAGATACGATTTTGTGGTGGCAGGTCAGTTGCCTTTGATGAGGGAACCTCTACCAGGTTCAGGTGTAATAGCTAATGCTTCTAGGTTAGCAATATACTCACCTTCTATAGTAGAATGGATGGTGTTCTGCTTAGGTTGGGGTGTATTTTTAACACTCTATTTTGCTGCAGAAAAATTCCTTGATCTTAATACACAGGATCACCATTAA
- a CDS encoding peptidylprolyl isomerase, with protein sequence MLRHFRNQRKILSIFLWIVIASFIGTIFLVWGVGGKGNQKTYALKIDDHVVSFNEYKTTYENISNTYRQLFGANIDQKMLSKQVIEEIISKYLLLDEANRLKLPVTDAEVLAEIKKVPAFQVNGQFDKNRYLEVLRLNQITPETFENDIRVNLLLNKMKGVIATSVYVNDQEILKEYRMRNKAVEISYIKVSPEDFEKDVKVDDKSLEKYYLENKNEFLEPTKAKLKYVEFAPDNVKIDDNISEQELQSYYLKNKEQFKQDEQIKARHILIKIDNFQDNVSVEKALKKAEEIYKKAKSGAKFEELAKQYSDDISKNNGGDLGFVKRGMMIKEFEDALFSLKEGEISKPVKTSFGYHIIKNEKYLPKKEYTFAEVKDQIRSTILKDKIMSQFKQSVQAKYKEIQSFGNLSGYIVKNPKSLEIKETDYISEGVRDTFIPEDIKNELLKLDKTELSSLYLINGKYYLFEIADKITPTVPPLEKIKEKVIKSYVRKQASIIAKQKADEAAGKSNINEAAKFLNLAPQDVAAFKRIDPIPNIGVNSTMTEAIFTTKAPAMVKSSIQHGSSYYVIYVKNFLPASDDKLPEQRNTIAQYLINLKQTEAYNSYIEKLKKDARIDISPNLLE encoded by the coding sequence ATGCTAAGACATTTTCGCAACCAGAGAAAAATTCTTTCAATTTTCTTGTGGATAGTGATCGCATCATTTATAGGAACTATATTTTTAGTATGGGGAGTGGGTGGCAAAGGTAATCAGAAAACATATGCACTAAAGATAGATGATCATGTTGTGAGTTTCAATGAGTATAAGACAACTTATGAAAATATTTCAAATACATACAGGCAACTTTTTGGAGCTAATATAGATCAAAAGATGCTTTCAAAACAGGTTATTGAAGAGATAATATCTAAATATCTACTCCTTGATGAGGCAAATAGACTGAAATTACCCGTTACAGATGCTGAAGTATTGGCGGAGATCAAGAAGGTGCCTGCTTTTCAGGTGAACGGTCAGTTTGATAAAAACAGATATCTTGAGGTACTTAGATTAAATCAGATTACACCAGAGACTTTTGAAAATGATATTAGAGTGAATTTGCTTTTAAACAAGATGAAAGGTGTAATTGCCACATCTGTGTATGTAAATGATCAAGAGATTTTAAAAGAGTATAGAATGAGAAATAAGGCTGTGGAGATATCATATATAAAGGTTTCTCCAGAAGATTTTGAGAAAGATGTAAAGGTTGATGATAAAAGCCTGGAGAAATATTATCTTGAGAATAAAAATGAATTTTTAGAGCCGACAAAGGCTAAGCTAAAGTACGTAGAATTTGCACCTGACAATGTAAAAATTGATGATAATATTTCTGAACAGGAGCTTCAAAGCTATTATCTTAAGAATAAAGAACAATTTAAACAGGATGAGCAGATAAAAGCAAGGCATATACTTATCAAAATTGATAACTTTCAGGACAACGTATCTGTGGAAAAAGCATTAAAAAAGGCAGAAGAGATTTACAAAAAAGCAAAGTCCGGAGCAAAATTTGAAGAACTTGCAAAACAGTACTCTGATGATATATCCAAAAACAACGGCGGGGATCTTGGCTTCGTAAAAAGGGGGATGATGATCAAAGAGTTTGAAGATGCATTGTTTAGTCTTAAGGAGGGAGAGATAAGTAAGCCGGTAAAGACATCTTTTGGTTATCATATAATTAAAAACGAAAAATATCTTCCTAAAAAAGAGTATACATTTGCAGAGGTGAAGGATCAGATAAGATCAACAATACTCAAAGATAAAATAATGTCACAATTTAAACAGTCTGTACAGGCAAAATATAAAGAGATACAGAGCTTTGGCAATCTGTCAGGGTATATAGTAAAAAATCCTAAGTCACTTGAAATTAAAGAGACAGACTATATATCTGAAGGGGTTAGGGATACCTTTATTCCAGAGGATATAAAGAATGAACTTTTAAAACTCGATAAGACAGAGCTAAGCTCGTTGTATTTAATAAATGGTAAATATTATCTGTTTGAGATTGCAGACAAGATTACACCCACCGTGCCACCATTGGAGAAGATCAAAGAAAAGGTTATTAAGTCATACGTAAGAAAACAAGCGTCCATCATAGCAAAGCAGAAGGCTGACGAGGCGGCAGGTAAATCAAATATTAATGAGGCTGCTAAATTTCTAAATCTTGCTCCTCAGGATGTGGCAGCTTTTAAAAGGATAGATCCAATACCAAATATAGGGGTGAATAGTACCATGACTGAAGCAATTTTTACAACAAAAGCTCCGGCAATGGTGAAAAGTTCCATTCAGCATGGTAGCAGCTATTATGTGATATATGTGAAAAACTTTTTACCAGCATCTGATGATAAGCTTCCTGAGCAGAGAAATACCATAGCTCAGTACCTTATAAATTTAAAACAAACTGAGGCCTACAATAGCTACATAGAAAAATTAAAAAAGGATGCCAGGATTGATATATCTCCAAATTTACTGGAATAA
- a CDS encoding STAS domain-containing protein, whose product MDVLVELFDDKKAAVIKIPTRLDASNSQPFKEKMSELVDKGYINLIIDLTQTNFIDSSGLGALVGKISTCRKNGGDVKLISPTQRVMEILQITNLDKILKVYRSVDDALKSFKTI is encoded by the coding sequence ATGGATGTTTTGGTGGAACTTTTTGATGACAAAAAAGCTGCTGTAATAAAAATACCCACAAGATTAGATGCAAGTAATTCTCAACCATTCAAAGAAAAGATGTCAGAACTTGTGGATAAGGGTTATATAAACCTTATCATTGATCTCACACAGACAAACTTTATAGATTCCAGCGGATTGGGTGCATTGGTAGGGAAAATAAGTACCTGCAGAAAAAATGGTGGAGATGTAAAGCTAATTTCACCTACTCAGAGGGTAATGGAGATACTTCAAATTACTAATCTTGATAAGATTCTCAAAGTATACAGATCTGTGGATGACGCTTTAAAAAGTTTTAAAACTATTTAA
- a CDS encoding ABC transporter substrate-binding protein, giving the protein MRKIKTFLIVSLFVLSMLALFFIFKNNSESRSYPQRKIGVIIFSKEFEDSFRGFSDGVKKYNYLNIEFQVVNIDGDLTKVESALESFHQKGIKIILATTTPVNQKIKELNNKYGFYVIFTQVASPVESGLAMDEKSSGTNFVGVSRVAFVTIAKRMEIFKDAFPELKRVIIFYGPNEKFLAKHLAQYKDMVGNIGLELYLLPIIDEKSIEDAQKLVSDTTGVFMAPSPYSVKYFNKIRDFADKNKIPIMAIDNYLVQKGATLAYSQSFYNDGLQSAYYLFLILKGIDPKSLPIMRPNNMEMYLNKKSINNLKMRFNKSYFGYADRIVE; this is encoded by the coding sequence ATGAGGAAGATAAAAACATTTCTGATAGTATCATTATTTGTCTTATCAATGCTGGCATTATTTTTTATATTTAAGAATAATTCTGAGTCGAGATCATATCCACAAAGGAAGATTGGAGTTATAATATTTTCAAAGGAATTTGAGGATAGTTTCAGGGGATTTAGTGATGGTGTAAAAAAATATAATTATTTGAATATTGAATTTCAGGTGGTTAATATAGACGGTGATTTGACTAAGGTGGAGTCAGCGCTTGAATCATTTCATCAGAAAGGGATAAAGATAATTTTGGCCACAACGACCCCGGTTAATCAAAAAATAAAAGAGTTAAACAACAAATATGGTTTTTACGTTATCTTTACTCAGGTGGCATCTCCTGTGGAAAGTGGTTTGGCTATGGATGAAAAATCGAGTGGCACAAACTTTGTAGGGGTATCAAGGGTGGCATTTGTAACTATAGCTAAAAGGATGGAGATATTCAAAGATGCATTCCCGGAACTTAAGAGGGTGATAATATTCTACGGACCCAATGAGAAATTTCTTGCTAAACATCTTGCCCAATATAAGGATATGGTAGGCAACATTGGGCTTGAGCTATATCTTTTGCCTATAATTGATGAAAAATCTATAGAGGATGCACAAAAGCTGGTTTCAGACACAACTGGTGTTTTTATGGCTCCTTCTCCTTATTCCGTAAAATATTTTAATAAGATTCGTGATTTTGCAGATAAAAATAAAATTCCCATAATGGCTATAGATAACTACCTGGTTCAAAAAGGTGCCACACTTGCTTATTCCCAATCATTTTACAATGATGGGTTGCAATCTGCTTATTACCTTTTTTTAATTTTAAAGGGGATCGATCCTAAAAGCTTACCGATAATGAGACCTAATAATATGGAAATGTATTTAAATAAGAAAAGTATCAATAACTTAAAGATGAGATTTAATAAATCTTACTTTGGTTATGCTGATAGGATTGTGGAATGA
- a CDS encoding 4Fe-4S dicluster domain-containing protein codes for MGNNKRYAIVLDASKCIDCKACTVACKMENGVDLGKENYRIWVAMKVKGNYPNVSIEFEPSQCQHCENAPCQSVCPTQATYKTPEGVVLVDYDKCILCKACMTACPYDARFPSHHHHAIEKCTFCYHRLPEGREPACVETCPPKVRVFGDLNDPNSQVSKLLAKNKFTQLKPDRNTRPRLFYIVG; via the coding sequence ATGGGAAACAATAAAAGATATGCTATAGTTTTAGATGCATCCAAGTGCATCGACTGTAAGGCATGTACTGTTGCTTGTAAAATGGAAAACGGAGTAGATCTTGGAAAGGAGAATTACAGAATTTGGGTTGCAATGAAGGTTAAGGGGAACTATCCAAACGTATCGATTGAATTTGAGCCATCTCAATGTCAGCATTGTGAAAATGCTCCGTGTCAGTCGGTATGCCCAACTCAGGCTACGTACAAGACGCCTGAAGGTGTTGTATTAGTGGATTATGATAAGTGTATATTGTGTAAAGCATGTATGACAGCATGTCCATATGATGCAAGATTTCCAAGTCATCACCATCATGCTATTGAAAAATGCACCTTCTGCTATCACAGATTACCAGAGGGTAGAGAGCCTGCATGTGTTGAGACATGCCCACCTAAAGTTAGAGTTTTTGGAGATCTAAATGATCCCAATAGTCAAGTAAGTAAACTGCTTGCTAAGAATAAGTTCACTCAATTGAAGCCTGATCGCAACACAAGACCAAGATTGTTTTATATTGTAGGTTAG
- the lnt gene encoding apolipoprotein N-acyltransferase gives MMDKLKMYLLAVISAFLLTISGPGFGYSLLVYIALVPVIYGVYRYKERWFSISVTFSMLYNIVVFYWVTETVNYFGDVNIAVRVVLLIMLAGYLSIFWVLFFRIVVKVNNVFIISMVFAVIELIKGFLFTGFPWMNLGLNSLGYRPLALNAAYVGEIGVSFIIILSNILLVSIIMGYKRYLIYFIGLIIISHLAYFSLKEDYRRFEKIDVAIVQPSYNYLKKWDPNERSNVVREVLQIADEAMKEGSSLVVLPESSFPLYIQDDERIINYFKSYSYYKGIIVGNIRYQKKDERVEVYNSNFYFNDGEIDYYDKIHLVPFGEYFPMKFITAPIQRYFFGGNNDFSEGKESKIFQFREKKIGNLICFEDAFYRRMIENVRKGAEIVVVTTNDSWFGKSLGRYQHFAISMMRSIEAGRGIIRSSQSGISACIAPYGNVTAMKMINEKGVLSCDGYINKNNTIFSIIGYWWLVFLLSIAIVIEILYRNKRR, from the coding sequence ATGATGGATAAATTGAAGATGTATTTATTGGCAGTAATCTCGGCATTTTTGTTGACGATAAGTGGGCCAGGTTTTGGTTATTCACTATTAGTCTATATTGCGCTGGTGCCAGTTATCTATGGGGTATATAGGTATAAAGAGAGATGGTTTAGCATATCCGTTACTTTTTCAATGTTGTATAATATTGTTGTTTTTTATTGGGTGACTGAAACGGTAAATTATTTTGGGGATGTAAATATTGCGGTAAGAGTAGTATTACTGATTATGCTTGCTGGATATTTAAGTATATTCTGGGTATTATTTTTTAGAATCGTAGTAAAAGTTAATAATGTATTTATTATATCGATGGTTTTTGCTGTGATAGAGCTGATTAAAGGCTTTTTATTTACGGGGTTTCCATGGATGAATTTGGGGTTAAATAGCCTGGGATATAGACCATTAGCTCTAAACGCAGCTTATGTGGGGGAGATAGGTGTCAGCTTTATTATCATATTATCAAATATCCTATTGGTATCTATCATTATGGGGTATAAAAGATATCTAATCTATTTTATTGGACTTATCATAATTTCACATTTAGCATATTTCAGTCTGAAGGAAGATTATAGAAGATTTGAAAAGATAGATGTGGCAATAGTTCAACCTTCGTATAATTACCTTAAAAAATGGGATCCGAATGAGAGGAGTAACGTTGTAAGGGAGGTTTTGCAGATTGCAGATGAGGCGATGAAAGAAGGTAGTAGTTTGGTGGTATTACCTGAGTCATCATTTCCTTTGTATATTCAGGATGACGAAAGAATCATTAACTATTTTAAATCCTATTCTTATTATAAAGGGATCATAGTGGGGAACATAAGATATCAAAAAAAAGATGAGAGGGTTGAAGTATACAATAGTAATTTCTACTTTAATGATGGTGAAATAGATTATTATGACAAGATCCACCTTGTACCTTTTGGTGAATATTTTCCGATGAAGTTTATAACTGCACCGATTCAGAGGTACTTTTTTGGTGGCAACAACGATTTTTCGGAAGGGAAAGAGAGCAAGATCTTTCAGTTTAGAGAGAAAAAGATTGGTAATCTGATTTGTTTTGAGGATGCGTTTTATAGGCGAATGATTGAAAATGTGAGAAAGGGGGCAGAGATTGTAGTTGTTACCACCAATGATAGCTGGTTTGGGAAATCACTTGGGAGATATCAGCATTTTGCTATAAGTATGATGAGAAGTATTGAGGCGGGAAGAGGTATCATAAGGAGCTCCCAATCCGGAATATCTGCCTGTATAGCGCCATATGGGAATGTTACGGCAATGAAGATGATAAATGAAAAAGGGGTTCTTAGCTGTGATGGGTATATAAATAAAAATAATACTATTTTTAGTATCATAGGTTATTGGTGGCTGGTTTTTTTATTATCTATTGCAATTGTAATTGAAATATTATATAGAAACAAAAGGAGATGA